Proteins co-encoded in one Mycobacteriales bacterium genomic window:
- a CDS encoding PHP domain-containing protein, whose amino-acid sequence MSGQRDPAADLRSIAFCLERALEPSFRVRAFRTAAATVDAVPRPELEQRARTGGLEELPGIGKVTATVVREALDGAEPVYLRRVRTLGDTPVSEGAAALRSALRGDCHTHSDWSDGGASIEEMARAGRALGHRYLVLTDHSPRLTVARGLSAERLGEQLDVVAALNDRFAQEPGPPFRLLTGIECDILEDGSLDQSPELLARLDLVVASVHGTLRMPHDDMTARMVAAISNPHTDVLGHCTGRKVRGHGRGGRGRPESEFDAELVFAACAQFGVAVEVNSRPERLDPPKRLLRLAVEAGCRVAIDTDAHAPGQLDWQHLGCERAYLCGITPEQVVNAWGIDQLLSWTRRAASG is encoded by the coding sequence GTGAGCGGGCAGCGCGACCCCGCGGCGGACCTGCGCAGCATCGCCTTCTGCCTGGAGCGGGCGCTGGAGCCGAGCTTCCGGGTCCGGGCGTTCCGGACCGCCGCCGCGACGGTGGACGCGGTGCCGCGTCCCGAGCTGGAACAGCGCGCGCGAACCGGGGGCCTCGAGGAGCTGCCCGGCATCGGGAAGGTCACTGCGACGGTGGTCCGCGAGGCCCTGGACGGTGCGGAACCGGTCTACCTGAGAAGGGTCCGCACCCTCGGCGACACCCCGGTCAGCGAGGGTGCGGCCGCGCTCAGGTCGGCGCTCAGGGGCGACTGCCACACCCACTCCGACTGGTCGGACGGTGGTGCGTCGATCGAGGAGATGGCCCGGGCCGGCCGGGCGCTCGGCCACCGCTACCTGGTGCTCACCGACCACTCGCCGCGGCTGACGGTGGCCCGCGGCCTGAGCGCGGAGCGGCTCGGCGAGCAGCTCGACGTCGTCGCCGCGCTCAACGACCGCTTCGCGCAGGAACCGGGCCCGCCCTTCCGGCTGCTGACCGGCATCGAGTGCGACATCCTCGAGGACGGCAGCCTGGACCAGTCGCCCGAGCTGCTGGCCCGCCTCGACCTCGTCGTCGCCAGTGTGCACGGCACGCTGCGGATGCCGCACGACGACATGACCGCCCGGATGGTGGCCGCCATCAGCAATCCGCACACCGATGTGCTGGGCCACTGCACGGGCCGGAAGGTCAGGGGCCACGGCCGCGGCGGCCGGGGCCGGCCCGAGTCGGAGTTCGACGCCGAGCTGGTCTTCGCGGCGTGCGCGCAGTTCGGCGTGGCGGTGGAGGTCAACAGCCGGCCGGAGCGGCTCGACCCGCCCAAGCGGCTGCTGCGGCTGGCGGTCGAGGCGGGCTGCCGCGTCGCGATCGACACCGACGCCCACGCGCCCGGGCAGCTCGACTGGCAGCACCTGGGCTGCGAACGGGCCTACCTGTGCGGCATCACGCCCGAACAGGTGGTCAACGCCTGGGGGATCGACCAGCTGCTCAGCTGGACCCGGCGCGCTGCATCGGGATGA
- a CDS encoding DUF3145 domain-containing protein, producing MSAGVLYVHSAPPALCPHVEWAVAAELGTRARMEWSDQPCAPGQLRAEINWRGRPGTAGRLAAALRGWSVLRYEVTEQASPGLDGERYAVTPTLGAFRAVMSANGDVLVGEDRLRALLGTATGAQLAQGLDGLLGAAWDAELEPFREAGDGAPVTWLHQVV from the coding sequence GTGTCCGCCGGCGTGCTCTACGTCCACTCCGCTCCGCCTGCGCTGTGCCCCCATGTCGAGTGGGCGGTGGCCGCGGAGCTGGGCACCCGTGCCCGGATGGAGTGGAGCGACCAGCCGTGCGCGCCGGGCCAGCTCCGGGCCGAGATCAACTGGCGCGGTCGCCCCGGCACGGCCGGGCGGTTGGCGGCTGCGCTGCGCGGCTGGAGCGTGCTGCGTTACGAGGTCACCGAGCAGGCCAGCCCGGGGCTGGACGGCGAGCGGTACGCCGTGACGCCGACGCTGGGTGCCTTCCGCGCCGTCATGAGCGCGAACGGCGATGTGCTCGTGGGGGAGGACCGGCTCCGGGCGCTGCTCGGGACGGCGACCGGAGCCCAGCTCGCGCAGGGTCTCGACGGCCTGCTCGGCGCGGCCTGGGACGCCGAGCTGGAGCCGTTCCGGGAGGCCGGCGACGGTGCGCCGGTGACCTGGTTGCACCAGGTGGTGTGA
- the add gene encoding adenosine deaminase gives MRDLARLPKAHLHLHLAGAMRPATLVELAAQQGRRLPAELLDPAGARLDVTARRGWSRFQRLYDAARDVLAGPDEVRRLVREIAEDERSAGSGWVEVQVDPSSYAARLGGLQATVEVVLDAMADAAAATGVGMALVVAANRTRHPGDAETLARLARRFADPPGSGPGVVGFGLSNDETKGRPEEFAKAFRIAREAGLLSVPHAGELRGIRSVIGAVEVLRADRLGHGVRSVEDPTTVRLLAGRGVVLEVCPASNVALGVAGAVELVPVRQLREAGVPVALGADDPLLFRSGLLEQYAAVRAQQGLDDAALAGLAGDAVRGSAAPPELKAQLLGGIDAWLAAPAT, from the coding sequence GTGCGCGACCTGGCCCGGCTCCCCAAGGCGCACCTGCACCTCCACCTCGCGGGCGCGATGCGGCCGGCCACCCTCGTCGAGCTCGCCGCCCAGCAGGGCCGGCGGCTGCCGGCGGAGCTGTTGGACCCTGCCGGTGCGCGGCTCGACGTCACGGCGCGGCGCGGCTGGTCCCGCTTCCAGCGGCTGTACGACGCCGCCCGCGACGTGCTGGCCGGCCCCGACGAGGTGCGCCGGCTGGTGCGGGAGATCGCCGAGGACGAGCGATCGGCCGGCTCCGGCTGGGTGGAGGTGCAGGTGGACCCCTCCTCGTACGCCGCCCGGCTCGGCGGGTTGCAGGCGACGGTGGAGGTGGTGCTCGACGCGATGGCCGACGCCGCCGCCGCGACGGGAGTCGGGATGGCGCTGGTGGTCGCGGCCAACCGCACCCGGCATCCGGGCGACGCGGAGACGTTGGCGCGGCTGGCACGCAGGTTCGCCGATCCCCCGGGGAGCGGCCCCGGCGTGGTCGGCTTCGGGCTGTCCAACGACGAGACGAAGGGCCGCCCGGAGGAGTTCGCCAAGGCGTTCCGGATCGCGCGTGAGGCCGGCCTGCTCTCGGTGCCGCACGCGGGAGAGCTGCGGGGGATCCGGAGCGTGATCGGGGCCGTGGAGGTGCTGCGGGCCGACCGGCTCGGCCACGGTGTCCGCTCCGTCGAGGACCCGACGACGGTCCGGCTGCTCGCCGGTCGGGGCGTGGTGCTGGAGGTCTGTCCGGCCTCCAACGTCGCGCTCGGGGTGGCGGGCGCGGTGGAGCTGGTGCCGGTACGCCAGCTGCGCGAGGCGGGGGTGCCGGTGGCGCTCGGTGCCGACGACCCCCTGCTGTTCCGCTCCGGGCTGCTCGAGCAGTACGCCGCGGTGCGCGCCCAGCAGGGGCTGGACGACGCGGCGCTGGCCGGCCTCGCGGGGGACGCGGTGCGCGGAAGCGCGGCGCCGCCGGAGCTGAAGGCGCAGCTGCTCGGCGGCATCGACGCCTGGCTGGCCGCGCCTGCGACCTGA
- a CDS encoding phosphatase PAP2 family protein — protein sequence MTRAQEWAGLRLALGLLGALVVLVAAVPLAVLVRAAHPGVVQADLGVSVAAARAVGEHDALLRAAQGVTLLGDPFLLTAATAGIALVLFRRGRARLALFVLAARLGAVVLSSGLKLAVDRTRPVFDEPVATALGASFPSGHALGAAAFWATGAVLLQPYVRRVRLLFTAAVAVAVLVAVSRVLLGVHFPSDVTAGLFIGLGWAALCTAVFAAWRAEEGRPVDVAQEGIGR from the coding sequence GTGACGAGGGCGCAGGAGTGGGCCGGGCTGCGGCTCGCCCTCGGGTTGCTGGGGGCTCTGGTCGTGCTGGTCGCGGCGGTGCCGCTGGCCGTCCTCGTGCGGGCCGCGCACCCGGGGGTGGTCCAGGCCGATCTCGGCGTCTCGGTCGCCGCCGCGCGCGCCGTCGGGGAGCACGACGCGCTGCTGCGCGCGGCGCAGGGCGTCACGCTGCTCGGCGACCCGTTCCTGCTCACCGCGGCCACGGCAGGAATCGCGCTCGTGCTGTTCCGGCGCGGCCGGGCGCGCCTCGCGCTGTTCGTCCTCGCGGCCCGGCTCGGCGCGGTCGTGCTGTCCAGCGGGCTCAAGCTCGCCGTCGACCGGACCCGGCCGGTCTTCGACGAGCCGGTGGCGACCGCCCTGGGGGCGTCCTTCCCCAGCGGCCACGCCCTGGGCGCCGCCGCCTTCTGGGCGACCGGCGCGGTGCTGCTGCAGCCCTACGTCCGCCGCGTCCGGCTGCTGTTCACCGCCGCTGTGGCCGTCGCGGTCCTGGTCGCGGTCAGCCGGGTGCTGCTGGGGGTGCACTTCCCCAGCGACGTCACCGCCGGGTTGTTCATCGGACTCGGCTGGGCGGCGCTGTGCACAGCGGTCTTCGCCGCCTGGCGGGCCGAGGAGGGCCGCCCGGTGGACGTCGCGCAGGAGGGGATCGGCCGGTGA
- a CDS encoding DNA topoisomerase IV subunit B — protein MTQPSPAPPPPSRESGYTAQHLSVLEGLEAVRKRPGMYIGSTDSKGLTHLAYEIIDNAVDEALAGHCNRIELTLHADGSVEVGDDGRGIPVDLEPRSGLTGVELVMTKLHAGGKFGGGGYKTSGGLHGVGASVVNALSVRLDVVVRRGGRVHTMSFSRGVPGVFAGDGPTAAFTPRDGLSVAGKAPRTATGTSVRWWPDLPLFSKGSAVHVDQLHDRLRQTAFLVPGLTLAMLDRRSGELVEESFRFDGGTADFVEHLAVDGAVCDPVHILGSGNYKETVPVLDDQGHMVTTVVERHCEVDVALRWGTGYDTRVQTFCNVVATPHGGSHQNGFERALLRTLNDAMKAARVLRANDDPVIKDDVLEGLTAVVTVKVPEPQYLGQTKDELGTPGVTKIVADVVGRGLRTEFLENKKRKAQARTILDKVAAAAKTRQAARASKDAARRKTALETSTLPAKLADCRSTDVSRTELWLVEGDSALGTGKLARNSEFQALLPLRGKILNVQKAGVSEMLSNAECASIIQVVGAGTGRTFDLEQMRYGKVILMMDADVDGAHIRCLLITLFARYMRPVLESGRLFAAVPPLHRIEVAGAKEPIYTYSEKQRKDELRKIAARGAKVKGQIQRYKGLGEMDPDQLAETTMHPATRTLRRINEGDLDAAERVLELLMGNDVAPRRDFIVSSASRVNRELLDT, from the coding sequence ATGACGCAGCCCTCCCCTGCCCCTCCTCCGCCCAGCCGAGAGAGCGGCTACACCGCCCAGCACCTGTCCGTCCTCGAGGGCCTCGAGGCGGTCCGCAAGCGCCCGGGCATGTACATCGGCTCGACCGACTCCAAGGGTCTGACCCACCTGGCCTACGAGATCATCGACAACGCCGTCGACGAGGCCCTGGCCGGCCACTGCAACCGGATCGAGCTGACCCTGCACGCCGACGGCTCGGTCGAGGTCGGCGACGACGGCCGCGGCATCCCCGTCGACCTCGAGCCCAGGAGCGGGCTGACCGGCGTCGAGCTGGTGATGACCAAGCTGCACGCCGGTGGCAAGTTCGGCGGCGGCGGCTACAAGACCTCCGGCGGCCTGCACGGCGTCGGCGCCAGCGTCGTGAACGCGCTGTCGGTCCGGCTCGACGTGGTCGTACGCCGCGGTGGCCGGGTGCACACGATGTCCTTCAGCCGCGGCGTGCCGGGGGTCTTCGCGGGCGACGGGCCGACGGCCGCGTTCACGCCGCGGGACGGGTTGTCCGTGGCCGGCAAGGCGCCCCGGACGGCGACCGGCACGAGCGTGCGCTGGTGGCCCGACCTGCCGCTGTTCAGCAAGGGCTCGGCCGTCCACGTCGACCAGCTGCACGACCGGCTGCGCCAGACGGCCTTCCTCGTACCAGGGCTGACGCTGGCGATGCTGGATCGGCGCTCCGGCGAGCTGGTGGAGGAGAGCTTCCGCTTCGACGGCGGCACCGCCGACTTCGTCGAGCACCTCGCCGTCGACGGGGCGGTGTGCGACCCGGTGCACATCCTCGGATCGGGCAACTACAAGGAGACGGTCCCGGTGCTCGACGACCAGGGCCACATGGTGACCACGGTGGTCGAGCGGCACTGCGAGGTCGACGTCGCCCTGCGCTGGGGCACCGGCTACGACACCCGGGTGCAGACGTTCTGCAACGTCGTCGCAACACCGCACGGCGGCAGCCACCAGAACGGCTTCGAGCGCGCGCTGCTGCGCACGCTGAACGACGCGATGAAGGCCGCGCGCGTGCTGCGGGCCAACGACGACCCGGTGATCAAGGATGACGTCCTCGAGGGACTGACCGCCGTGGTGACGGTGAAGGTGCCCGAGCCGCAGTACCTCGGGCAGACCAAGGACGAGCTCGGCACCCCCGGCGTCACCAAGATCGTGGCCGACGTCGTCGGACGGGGGCTTCGCACGGAGTTCCTGGAGAACAAGAAGCGCAAGGCGCAGGCGCGCACGATCCTCGACAAGGTCGCCGCGGCCGCCAAGACCCGGCAGGCCGCCAGGGCGAGCAAGGACGCGGCCCGCCGCAAGACCGCGCTCGAGACCTCGACGCTGCCGGCGAAGCTCGCCGACTGCCGCTCCACCGACGTCAGCCGCACCGAGTTGTGGCTGGTCGAGGGTGACAGCGCGCTCGGCACCGGCAAGCTCGCGCGCAACAGCGAGTTCCAGGCGCTGCTGCCGCTGCGCGGCAAGATCCTCAACGTCCAGAAGGCCGGCGTCAGCGAGATGCTCTCCAACGCCGAGTGCGCCTCGATCATCCAGGTCGTCGGCGCCGGGACCGGACGCACCTTCGACCTCGAGCAGATGCGCTACGGCAAGGTGATCCTGATGATGGACGCCGACGTCGACGGTGCGCACATCCGCTGCCTGCTCATCACGCTGTTCGCCCGCTACATGCGGCCGGTGCTCGAGAGCGGGCGTCTGTTCGCCGCGGTGCCGCCGCTGCACCGCATCGAGGTGGCCGGCGCGAAGGAGCCGATCTACACCTACAGCGAGAAGCAGCGAAAGGACGAGCTGCGCAAGATCGCGGCCCGCGGCGCGAAGGTCAAGGGGCAGATCCAGCGCTACAAGGGCCTCGGCGAGATGGACCCCGACCAGCTGGCGGAGACGACGATGCACCCGGCGACCCGCACCCTGCGGCGGATCAACGAGGGCGACCTCGATGCGGCGGAGCGGGTGCTCGAGCTGCTCATGGGCAACGACGTCGCGCCGCGCCGCGACTTCATCGTCAGCAGCGCCTCGCGGGTCAACCGAGAGCTGCTGGACACATGA